Proteins encoded within one genomic window of Halomonas sp. YLGW01:
- the tpx gene encoding thiol peroxidase has protein sequence MTQITRAGTPVEVDGELPQSGQTAPAFTLTNQALEDVTLADYAGKRKVLNIIPSVDTPTCATSTRKFNEYASRLDNTVVLVVSADLPFAAKRFCGAEGLDNVETLSTFRHPDFHRAYGVALASGPMTGLTARAVVVIDEQDRVIHSQLVGELKDEPDYQAAMAALG, from the coding sequence ATGACGCAGATCACCCGTGCCGGTACCCCCGTCGAGGTCGACGGTGAGCTCCCCCAGAGTGGCCAAACGGCCCCGGCCTTTACCCTGACCAACCAGGCCCTGGAGGACGTGACCCTTGCCGACTATGCCGGCAAGCGCAAGGTCCTGAACATCATCCCCAGCGTCGATACCCCGACCTGCGCCACTTCGACCCGCAAGTTCAATGAGTACGCCTCAAGGCTCGATAACACCGTGGTGCTGGTGGTCTCGGCGGATCTGCCGTTTGCCGCCAAGCGCTTCTGTGGTGCAGAGGGCCTGGACAACGTCGAGACGCTCTCGACCTTTCGCCATCCGGACTTTCATCGCGCCTATGGCGTGGCACTCGCGAGCGGGCCGATGACCGGGCTGACCGCCCGGGCGGTGGTGGTCATCGATGAGCAAGACCGGGTGATCCACAGCCAGCTGGTCGGTGAGCTGAAGGATGAGCCGGACTATCAGGCCGCCATGGCCGCGCTGGGCTAG
- a CDS encoding DUF1415 domain-containing protein: MSSASTPASSAASDGVHADRALSDRALAASRAWVEDFVVPRNLCPFAGREVKRQTIRYVAVSAHDWAETLGALLEECRRLDEDPALSTTLLVLADGVNDFDDYLDLLGVAEALFEEQGYEGVYQLASFHPDYCFEGVEEDDPTNYTNRSPWPMLHLLREDAIAEALAHYPDPEAIPERNAAAMTALGGEALATKLAALTTVGAGRP, encoded by the coding sequence ATGTCCTCCGCTTCCACTCCTGCTTCTTCTGCCGCTTCCGACGGTGTTCATGCTGATCGGGCTCTCTCCGACCGGGCCCTCGCCGCGTCCCGCGCCTGGGTCGAGGACTTCGTGGTGCCTCGCAACCTGTGCCCCTTCGCCGGGCGTGAGGTGAAGCGCCAGACCATTCGCTACGTGGCGGTGTCGGCGCACGACTGGGCCGAGACCCTGGGGGCGCTGCTCGAGGAGTGCCGACGACTGGACGAGGATCCTGCGCTTTCCACCACGCTGCTGGTGCTCGCCGACGGGGTGAACGACTTCGATGACTATCTGGACCTGCTGGGCGTCGCCGAGGCGCTGTTCGAGGAGCAGGGCTACGAGGGTGTCTACCAGCTGGCGAGCTTCCATCCGGACTATTGCTTCGAGGGTGTCGAGGAGGATGATCCGACCAATTACACCAACCGCTCGCCCTGGCCGATGCTGCATCTGCTGCGAGAAGACGCCATCGCCGAGGCCCTGGCGCACTACCCGGACCCGGAGGCCATTCCCGAGCGCAATGCCGCCGCCATGACGGCCCTGGGTGGCGAGGCACTGGCAACGAAGCTGGCGGCGTTGACGACGGTAGGCGCGGGCCGCCCTTGA
- the nfi gene encoding deoxyribonuclease V (cleaves DNA at apurinic or apyrimidinic sites): MRWPQTTGLHDWALTPSEAIALQKRLALRLEHEDRLAAVTCIAGVDIGFEDGGAITRAAVVLLAWPGLAVLEEVVHREPTRFPYVPGLLAFRELPAALAAFSRLSRRPDLVMVDGQGIAHPRRLGIAAHLGLWLDLPTIGIAKTRLCGRHAEVPERRGDWTPLMDGDECIGAVLRSRAGVKPVFVSPGHRLSLVTAVDWAQACLGRTKLPEPTRLADRLASRRYRRRADG, from the coding sequence GTGCGCTGGCCACAGACGACCGGCCTGCACGACTGGGCGCTGACGCCCAGCGAGGCGATCGCATTACAGAAGCGACTGGCTTTGCGGCTCGAACATGAGGACCGGCTTGCCGCGGTGACATGCATTGCCGGGGTGGATATCGGCTTCGAGGACGGCGGCGCGATCACTCGCGCCGCCGTCGTGCTGTTGGCCTGGCCGGGGCTTGCCGTCCTCGAGGAGGTCGTGCATCGCGAGCCCACCCGCTTTCCCTACGTGCCGGGGCTGCTGGCCTTTCGCGAGCTGCCGGCGGCGCTTGCTGCCTTCTCGCGGCTTTCCCGGCGTCCCGATCTGGTGATGGTCGATGGACAGGGCATCGCCCATCCTCGCCGGCTCGGCATCGCGGCGCATCTGGGGCTGTGGCTCGACCTGCCCACCATCGGCATCGCCAAGACCCGGCTGTGCGGGCGCCACGCCGAGGTGCCAGAGCGCCGCGGCGACTGGACGCCGCTGATGGATGGCGACGAGTGCATCGGGGCCGTGTTGCGCTCCCGCGCAGGCGTCAAGCCGGTCTTCGTGTCCCCGGGGCATCGCTTGTCGCTGGTCACCGCCGTCGACTGGGCGCAGGCTTGCCTGGGCCGTACCAAGCTGCCCGAACCCACTCGGCTGGCCGACCGACTGGCCTCGCGGCGTTACCGACGTCGCGCCGACGGCTAG
- a CDS encoding DUF1499 domain-containing protein — translation MMTNPLTSKRPANLGIHDGHLAICDDQHSSVSSEAPVEDRTHYIAPLELGDRTPAQLMKRLQTAIAGCEQAEVITATDTYLHAECHSPLGFIDDLEFFWSEEEGVCHVRSASRLGVTDLGKNRARVEKLRMLLEGWGFCD, via the coding sequence ATGATGACCAACCCGCTGACCAGCAAGCGTCCCGCCAACCTGGGGATCCATGATGGCCATCTCGCCATCTGCGACGACCAGCACAGCAGCGTCTCCAGCGAGGCGCCGGTCGAGGACAGGACCCACTACATCGCGCCGCTGGAACTGGGGGATCGTACGCCGGCGCAGCTGATGAAGCGCCTGCAGACGGCGATCGCCGGCTGTGAACAGGCCGAAGTGATCACGGCGACCGATACCTACCTGCATGCCGAATGCCATTCGCCGCTGGGGTTCATCGACGACCTGGAGTTCTTCTGGTCGGAGGAAGAGGGTGTCTGCCATGTTCGCAGCGCCTCCCGGTTAGGCGTCACCGATCTGGGCAAGAATCGCGCGCGTGTCGAGAAGCTTCGCATGCTGCTCGAGGGCTGGGGCTTCTGCGATTGA
- a CDS encoding exonuclease SbcCD subunit D C-terminal domain-containing protein: MKLIHTSDWHLGQTFHGQERHVEHRAFLTWLLQTLDVRQADALLVAGDLFDVVNPSLKAQELLYDFIVEAHRRLPTLDIVLIAGNHDSGNRVELPAPLMKRLNTHALGRVHWQDDGSLDAERLLVPLTDAAGETRAWCLALPFLRPAEVTGRTGPAASKEESSASDGRDDTADRHDYVAGIGAVHEQLIAAARDRRQPDQALIAMSHAHLRGAAVSEASERPIVIGGEESLSASLFPDDIAYVALGHLHRPQQVGDARIRYSGSPIPLDFSEVDYPHQVVEVTLEGDTLAATESLPIPRSVALKRLGPADLDTVLAELEALEDDPDLPTERRPWLELRVDLDGPQPDLRARVEAALEGRALRLLRIHTRYPKARGEAAGSRRVTLDSLGPQALFARAWEEEYGEPADEAVTRDFAQLLQEVMDEDVMDDEDASHTSTEGARP; encoded by the coding sequence TTGAAGCTGATTCACACCTCGGACTGGCACCTCGGCCAGACCTTTCACGGCCAGGAACGCCATGTCGAGCATCGGGCCTTTCTTACTTGGCTGCTCCAGACCCTGGACGTCCGCCAGGCCGATGCCCTGCTGGTCGCCGGGGACCTGTTCGATGTGGTCAATCCCTCGCTGAAGGCGCAGGAGCTGCTCTACGACTTCATCGTCGAGGCCCATCGACGTCTGCCGACGCTGGATATCGTGCTGATCGCCGGCAACCACGACAGCGGCAACCGGGTCGAGCTGCCCGCTCCGTTGATGAAACGCCTCAACACCCATGCCCTGGGCCGGGTGCACTGGCAGGACGACGGCAGCCTGGATGCCGAGCGCCTTCTGGTGCCGCTGACCGATGCCGCCGGCGAGACCCGCGCCTGGTGCCTCGCGCTGCCCTTCCTGCGCCCGGCGGAGGTGACCGGCCGCACGGGTCCAGCGGCGAGCAAGGAAGAATCCAGCGCCTCCGATGGCCGCGATGACACCGCTGACCGGCATGACTACGTGGCCGGCATCGGTGCCGTCCATGAACAGCTGATCGCTGCCGCCCGCGATCGGCGCCAGCCGGATCAGGCCCTGATCGCCATGAGCCATGCCCACCTGCGCGGCGCCGCCGTCTCGGAAGCCAGCGAGCGGCCGATCGTGATCGGCGGCGAGGAGTCGCTCTCGGCGAGCCTCTTCCCCGACGACATCGCCTATGTGGCGCTCGGTCACCTGCACCGCCCCCAGCAGGTCGGCGACGCGCGCATCCGCTACAGCGGCAGCCCCATTCCGCTGGACTTCAGCGAGGTCGACTACCCCCACCAGGTGGTGGAGGTGACTCTCGAAGGCGACACCCTCGCCGCCACCGAGAGCCTGCCAATTCCCCGCAGCGTGGCGCTCAAGCGCCTAGGCCCCGCCGATCTCGACACCGTGCTCGCCGAGCTTGAAGCGCTCGAGGACGATCCCGACCTGCCGACCGAACGCCGGCCCTGGCTCGAACTGCGCGTCGACCTGGATGGCCCGCAGCCCGACCTGCGGGCTCGGGTCGAGGCCGCGCTGGAAGGCCGCGCCCTGCGCCTGCTGCGCATTCACACCCGTTACCCCAAGGCCCGCGGCGAGGCCGCCGGCTCGCGCCGGGTAACCCTCGACAGCCTGGGCCCCCAGGCGCTGTTCGCTCGCGCCTGGGAAGAGGAATATGGCGAGCCCGCCGACGAGGCGGTCACACGCGACTTCGCCCAGCTGTTGCAGGAGGTGATGGATGAGGACGTGATGGATGACGAAGACGCTTCTCACACCAGCACCGAGGGGGCTCGGCCATGA
- a CDS encoding AAA family ATPase, producing MKILAIRLENLASLAGHQSLDFTAAPLRDAGLFAITGPTGAGKSTLLDALCLALYGNTPRLRGARQDQARVPDSGDTDVTSFDPRTLLRRGAGQGHAEVDFLGRDGRRYRARWAVRRARGKPDGRLQGAEQSLRDLDADRLLTAQKREFEKQLPAVLGLNFDQFTRAVMLAQSEFAAFLKADDNARSDLLEKLTDTAEYSKLSIAAFQRAKVDREAVAALNAQLADDRPAEPEARAELERAAEATERELTAHQQESRRLETQAQWLATDERLSAAYRDGLAQQRDAEARWQALAPARADREWRRLLAPKRHRLARQAELPGEIARLEATRAATRQALKSAETDRQTATEQRDAAEKALQEAGEARQAAEPGLRQAREQAQRRDSLAQRLAELEESHRQRKRQAHQVNERQRQAEARQQEHQCRVDDWQTRLRELMGEHSQLSDARQAAQQAHDRAARRQLALSELASRWQDAHQALEAHQSLARRLKNDEAQKEHTESQGKAARRRLDEHLRHYESVRAFVERNRAVRSESVLRLREGLTDGEPCPVCGGHDHPWRHQPPATPEAAQLAAQQAEEERQLADAKQHCDTAQQERDELLGQYLALETSIAQQRRDLEAAETRYAQAKRALTDHPMYRELDAIEPSERGAWLAHQREQSDRARHQHEQALEALTRAEAELAPLQEALRQDELALAQLTAQRQGIDQELASLSERLPPLRQERDEAARELETLLGEHASADAWQQRLEERQEAARQAREAAQARLHDADRRQGQLDQQARHEADQLKRLEEEREPLERELHEWRQAHPALDDDTLARLLAQPDEEAERQERELGEAEEARQRRDASLNERRVALLDHRRDQALVDDENAEDNRLLSDEADEAIRRRQARLTEAQAELAPRRDAAQKARDEAVHALRDDDRRRQRQQTAQAELDAALAEQRRWGRISALIGSADGKAFRRIAQAYNLELLLDHANAHLTNLAPRYRLRRGGSPLGLLVEDHDMADEQRSVHSLSGGETFLVSLALALGLASMASGELAIESLFIDEGFGSLDPQSLALAMEALDGLQAQGRRVGVISHIQEMHERIPVQIQVGPQGNGASRLTLVGD from the coding sequence ATGAAGATCCTCGCCATCCGCCTCGAGAACCTTGCCTCGCTGGCTGGCCATCAGTCGCTCGACTTCACCGCCGCGCCCCTGCGCGATGCCGGCCTCTTCGCCATCACCGGCCCCACCGGCGCCGGCAAGAGCACCCTGCTCGACGCCCTGTGCCTGGCGCTCTATGGCAATACCCCGCGGCTGCGCGGCGCCCGCCAGGACCAGGCCCGGGTCCCGGACAGCGGCGACACCGACGTGACCAGCTTCGACCCCCGCACCCTGCTGCGCCGCGGCGCCGGCCAGGGCCATGCCGAGGTCGACTTCCTGGGCCGGGACGGGCGTCGCTATCGGGCCCGCTGGGCGGTGCGCCGCGCCCGCGGCAAACCCGACGGCCGCCTTCAGGGTGCCGAGCAGTCGCTGCGTGACCTGGACGCCGATCGCCTGCTGACCGCCCAGAAACGCGAGTTCGAAAAGCAGCTGCCGGCGGTGCTCGGCCTCAATTTCGACCAGTTCACCCGCGCCGTGATGCTCGCCCAGAGCGAGTTCGCCGCCTTCCTCAAGGCCGACGACAACGCCCGTAGCGACCTGCTCGAGAAACTCACCGACACCGCCGAGTACTCCAAGCTCTCCATCGCCGCCTTCCAGCGTGCCAAGGTCGACCGCGAGGCGGTCGCCGCACTGAACGCGCAGCTCGCCGACGACCGCCCCGCCGAGCCCGAGGCCCGCGCCGAGCTGGAACGCGCCGCCGAGGCTACCGAGCGCGAACTCACCGCCCACCAGCAGGAGTCGCGACGCCTGGAGACGCAAGCGCAGTGGCTTGCCACCGACGAACGGCTGAGTGCGGCCTACCGGGATGGCCTCGCGCAGCAGCGAGACGCCGAGGCCCGCTGGCAGGCCCTCGCCCCCGCCCGGGCCGACCGGGAGTGGCGCCGACTGCTCGCCCCCAAGCGCCATCGCCTCGCTCGCCAGGCCGAACTGCCCGGCGAGATCGCGCGCCTCGAGGCGACCCGTGCGGCCACACGGCAGGCCCTGAAGAGCGCCGAGACCGACCGGCAGACCGCCACCGAGCAACGCGACGCGGCCGAGAAGGCCCTGCAGGAAGCCGGCGAGGCTCGCCAGGCGGCCGAGCCCGGGCTGCGCCAGGCTCGGGAGCAGGCTCAGCGACGCGACAGCCTGGCGCAACGCCTGGCAGAGCTCGAGGAGAGTCACCGGCAGCGCAAACGACAGGCGCATCAGGTCAATGAGCGACAACGACAGGCCGAGGCCCGCCAGCAGGAGCACCAGTGCCGAGTCGATGACTGGCAGACCCGGTTGCGAGAACTCATGGGGGAGCACTCCCAACTGAGCGATGCGCGCCAGGCGGCTCAGCAGGCTCACGACCGAGCCGCGCGGCGTCAGCTGGCGCTGAGCGAGCTCGCTAGCCGCTGGCAGGACGCCCACCAGGCCCTCGAGGCCCATCAGAGCCTGGCCCGTCGCCTGAAGAACGACGAGGCGCAGAAAGAGCACACCGAGAGCCAAGGAAAGGCCGCCCGTCGGCGGCTGGATGAACACCTGCGGCACTACGAGAGCGTGCGAGCCTTCGTCGAGCGCAACCGGGCCGTGCGCAGCGAGAGCGTGCTCCGGCTGCGCGAGGGCCTCACCGATGGCGAGCCCTGCCCCGTATGTGGCGGCCACGACCACCCCTGGCGTCACCAGCCGCCGGCCACGCCCGAGGCGGCACAGCTCGCCGCCCAGCAGGCCGAGGAGGAGCGCCAGCTCGCCGACGCCAAGCAGCACTGCGATACCGCCCAGCAGGAACGCGACGAGCTGCTGGGCCAGTACCTCGCCCTCGAAACCTCGATCGCCCAGCAGCGTCGTGATCTCGAGGCCGCCGAGACACGATACGCACAGGCGAAGCGGGCACTCACCGACCACCCCATGTACCGCGAGCTCGATGCCATCGAGCCAAGCGAGCGTGGGGCCTGGCTCGCGCACCAGCGCGAGCAGAGCGATCGCGCCCGCCACCAGCATGAACAGGCCCTCGAGGCCCTGACCCGCGCCGAGGCCGAGCTGGCGCCGCTTCAGGAGGCACTGCGTCAGGACGAGCTGGCCCTCGCCCAGCTCACGGCCCAGCGACAAGGCATCGATCAGGAACTGGCGAGCCTGTCCGAGCGGCTGCCGCCGCTCAGACAGGAGCGCGACGAGGCCGCCCGCGAGCTCGAGACCCTGCTCGGCGAGCACGCCAGCGCCGATGCCTGGCAGCAGCGTCTGGAAGAGCGCCAGGAGGCGGCCCGCCAGGCCAGGGAGGCCGCCCAGGCGCGGCTGCACGACGCCGACCGCCGCCAGGGCCAACTCGACCAGCAGGCCCGTCACGAGGCCGACCAGCTCAAGCGCCTCGAGGAGGAACGCGAACCCCTGGAGCGAGAGCTGCATGAGTGGCGCCAGGCACACCCGGCCCTGGACGATGACACCCTCGCCCGGTTGCTAGCCCAGCCTGACGAGGAAGCCGAGCGCCAGGAGCGGGAGCTTGGCGAGGCCGAGGAAGCCCGCCAGCGCCGCGACGCCAGCCTCAACGAGCGTCGTGTGGCGCTGCTCGACCATCGCCGCGATCAGGCGCTGGTCGATGACGAGAACGCCGAGGACAATCGCCTGCTGAGTGACGAGGCAGACGAGGCGATACGCCGCCGCCAGGCACGGCTGACCGAGGCCCAGGCCGAGCTCGCGCCCCGGCGCGACGCCGCCCAAAAGGCCCGCGACGAGGCCGTGCATGCCCTGCGCGACGACGATCGCCGCCGCCAACGCCAGCAGACGGCGCAGGCCGAGCTCGATGCCGCCCTCGCCGAGCAGCGGCGCTGGGGGCGCATCAGCGCCCTGATCGGCTCCGCCGACGGCAAGGCCTTCCGCCGCATCGCCCAGGCCTACAACCTGGAACTGCTTCTCGACCATGCCAACGCTCACCTGACCAACCTGGCGCCCCGCTACCGGCTGCGCCGCGGCGGCAGCCCCCTGGGGCTGCTGGTCGAGGATCACGACATGGCCGACGAGCAGCGCTCGGTGCATTCGCTGTCCGGCGGCGAGACCTTCCTGGTCTCGCTGGCACTGGCCCTCGGACTCGCCTCCATGGCCTCCGGCGAACTCGCCATCGAGTCGCTGTTCATCGACGAGGGCTTCGGCAGCCTCGATCCCCAGTCCCTGGCGCTGGCCATGGAAGCACTGGACGGCCTGCAGGCTCAGGGCCGTCGGGTCGGCGTGATCTCGCATATCCAGGAGATGCACGAACGCATCCCGGTGCAGATCCAGGTCGGCCCGCAGGGCAACGGCGCCAGCCGGCTGACGCTGGTGGGCGACTGA